The Pseudomonadota bacterium genomic sequence GTATATTATTTATAAATGTCCTTGCCTATTATATTATGAACAGGGTTATCGCAAGATATTCGTGAGAACGTATGGATATTAAAATAAAGGTAGAAAACTTGAGGGTATCGTATGGAACATCTGAAATCCTGAAAGGCATCAGCATTGATGTTCATAAAAACATGATTACCGGTTTCATGGGTCCAGCAGGAAGTGGAAAATCTACTTTAATATCAACTATTAACAGAATGATAGATTTTGAAGAGGGTATAAAGATTGAAGGTGGGGTTTATCTTGATGGAGATAATATTTTAGATAGAGAAATAGATCAGGTGAACTTAAGAAGACGGGTTGGGACGGTTTTTGCTGTACCCATAGCCCTCCCCCGCTCAGTATACGAAAATATTGCGTATGGTCCAAGATTACAGGGTGTCAATGAAAAGGCAGAACTTAACATTATTGTTGAGGAGAGTTTAAGAAAGGCATTTTTATGGGATGAAGTAAGGGATAGATTAAACAAATCAGCATTGAAACTCTCTGGTGGACAGCAACAGAGACTCTGTCTTGCCCGAACCCTTGCCCTAAAACCAGAGATAATTCTACTGGACGAACCATGTTCGGGTTTAGACCCTATCTCTACTGCGAAGATTGAAGAGGCCCTCGATGAGCTTAAAAAGGATTATACTATAATACTCGTCTCAAACAATACAAAACAGATAGCCCGCATCACTGATTATGCTGCATTTTTTTACATGGGAGAACTTATTGAATATGGTCCTTCAGAAAAGGTATTTACAAACCCATCGGAGAAAAAGACTGAGGACTATATCCAGGGGAAATTTGGATGATGAATAATCGTGTGCTTAGAACAAATACATTAAATCTATACTACGGCACCTTTCATGCCCTTTTAGATGTAGATTTTCATGTATTTAAAAATTCTATTACCTCCCTGATAGGCCCCTCTGGTTGTGGCAAATCCACATTGCTTCGTTGCTTTAACCGCATGAACGACCTTATTGATGATGTGAAAATAACAGGCAGTATATTTGTCAATGAACTGAGCATTGAAGAAATAGACATTATTGAATTAAGAAAAAAGGTGGGCATGGTATTTCAAAGGCCGAACCCATTCCCTTTCTCGGTCTATGAAAATATGATTTATGGTTTAAAAACACATGGTATCCAGAACAAGAAACAAAACCAGGGGATAGTAGAAAAATGTTTAAAGGCAGTTGGATTATGGGATGAGCTTAAGGACAAATTCTCTACGCCTGCCTTAAGCCTTTCTGAAGAAATAAAACAGAGGCTTTGTATCGCAAGATTACTCACGGTTGAACCAGAGATTATCTTACTTGATGAACCATGTTCGGCCCTTGACCCCATTGCCACTATGAGGATAGAAGAACTGATGGTGGAGCTCAAAAATAATTATACAATCCTGATAGTAACCCACAATATGCAGCAGGCAGCAAGGGTATCAGACTATACAGGATTTATGCTTTTAGGAGAGCTTATGGAGTTCGGGGAAACCACACAAATTTTTACCTCCCCCAAGAATGAGAGGACAGAAGGTTATATTACAGGCAGGTTTGGATAAACGCTAACAATTTGATGATGGAATTCCTAAAATCTATAACATCAAAAGAAGCTCTCAAAATAATCGAATCCTTTCCAATAGTTGCCAAAACAGAAACAGTGGATATCGAAAACGCATTATGCAGGATACTGGCAGAAGATATTATATCAATGGAGGATATCCCGCCTTTTTCACGTTCCCTCGTTGATGGATTCGTATTGATTACTAAAGATACCTATGGAGCAAAAGAAACAAACCCTTCTTTCCTATATACTAAAGGAGAAATAAAGGTTGGTGAAGAGACAAAGATAACAATCGAAGATGGACATACTGTATATATCAGCACTGGAGCAATGATACCAGAAGGGGCTGATGGTGTTATTATGGAAGAATATGTCAGAAGGACTACAGACGGGATTGAACTAACAAAAGCTGTCCATAAAGGCGAAAACATCTGTTTCGTCGGGGAAGATATTAAGAAAGGGGGCAAGGTTTTGAATAAAGGGAAAAGACTCTCCCCTTTTGACCTCGGGATGCTCTCCGCCCTTGGTCATTCAAAAATCCCTGTATATAAAAAAGCTGAAGTAGGAATTATATCCTCAGGGGATGAAATAGTTGAAATACATCATACCCCTCCGCCTGGTAAGGTCAGAGATATCAACAGGTATACCATAACAAACCTGTTGAAAAAAGAAGGTTCTATTACCAAATTCATTGGAATAACCAAAGATAATATAGAAGATATAACAGAAATACTTGCATCTGCCCATGGATTCGACATGCTTCTCATCTCTGGAGGTAGCTCA encodes the following:
- a CDS encoding phosphate ABC transporter ATP-binding protein; translated protein: MDIKIKVENLRVSYGTSEILKGISIDVHKNMITGFMGPAGSGKSTLISTINRMIDFEEGIKIEGGVYLDGDNILDREIDQVNLRRRVGTVFAVPIALPRSVYENIAYGPRLQGVNEKAELNIIVEESLRKAFLWDEVRDRLNKSALKLSGGQQQRLCLARTLALKPEIILLDEPCSGLDPISTAKIEEALDELKKDYTIILVSNNTKQIARITDYAAFFYMGELIEYGPSEKVFTNPSEKKTEDYIQGKFG
- the pstB gene encoding phosphate ABC transporter ATP-binding protein PstB, with protein sequence MMNNRVLRTNTLNLYYGTFHALLDVDFHVFKNSITSLIGPSGCGKSTLLRCFNRMNDLIDDVKITGSIFVNELSIEEIDIIELRKKVGMVFQRPNPFPFSVYENMIYGLKTHGIQNKKQNQGIVEKCLKAVGLWDELKDKFSTPALSLSEEIKQRLCIARLLTVEPEIILLDEPCSALDPIATMRIEELMVELKNNYTILIVTHNMQQAARVSDYTGFMLLGELMEFGETTQIFTSPKNERTEGYITGRFG
- a CDS encoding molybdopterin molybdotransferase MoeA gives rise to the protein MMEFLKSITSKEALKIIESFPIVAKTETVDIENALCRILAEDIISMEDIPPFSRSLVDGFVLITKDTYGAKETNPSFLYTKGEIKVGEETKITIEDGHTVYISTGAMIPEGADGVIMEEYVRRTTDGIELTKAVHKGENICFVGEDIKKGGKVLNKGKRLSPFDLGMLSALGHSKIPVYKKAEVGIISSGDEIVEIHHTPPPGKVRDINRYTITNLLKKEGSITKFIGITKDNIEDITEILASAHGFDMLLISGGSSKGERDFVTASIERLGGKILFHGINIKPGKPTIFGTLWNKPIFGLPGHPASCVMVVIRYVLPLLRRLQGEETHGEKKIKGILTTNIPSSFGIEEYIRITTKYIKGKYYIYPIFAKSSVISSLTNASGYIVIPEGKEGYEKDEEVEVYLLE